Proteins from a genomic interval of Cottoperca gobio chromosome 8, fCotGob3.1, whole genome shotgun sequence:
- the LOC115011916 gene encoding cytochrome P450 2K1-like — protein sequence MLEDLFQFSISVYLSVAIMGLLFLHLCYSSFSSQDKKLEPPGPTPLPLLGNLLQVDLKRLDRSLVDLSKKYGPVFRVYFGMKKVVVLAGYKTVRQALVNHAEEFGDREVTPIFYDFNKGNGIIFSNGDLWKEMRRFALSTLRDFGMGRRISEGKIIEECGYLSEEFEQQEGKAFDNAQTIHYAASNIISALMFGKRFDYKDSDFKAMVEKDHEIIRLTGTASILIYNSFPWLGPFLKNWRDLMKHVEASMEETRNIIADLKETLNPEMCRCFVDAFLTRKLNLEESEIKDSHYHDDNLVYSVRNLFAAGTDTTGNTLQWGLLFMAKYPHFQEQVQEELSRVVGNRQVRVDDRKNLPYTDAVIHETQRLANIVPLAIPHKTSQDVTFQGYFIKKGTTVFPLLTSVLHDESEWETPYNFNPSHFLDKEGKLIRRDAFIPFSAGRRVCPGESLARMELFLFFTSLLQCFRFTPPPGVTEDELDLTPVVGFTLSPSPHELCAVSRQ from the exons ATGTTGGAAGATCTTTTCCAGTTTTCCATTTCAGTCTACTTGTCGGTGGCCATTATGGGCCTGCTGTTCCTCCACCTTTGTTACTCCAGCTTCAGCTCCCAGGACAAGAAGTTGGAGCCTCCAGGGCCTACACCTCTTCCCCTGCTTGGTAACCTGCTTCAGGTGGATCTCAAAAGACTCGACCGCTCTCTTGTTGat CTGTCTAAAAAATATGGACCAGTGTTTAGAGTCTACTTTGGAATGAAGAAGGTGGTGGTCCTGGCAGGATAcaagacagtcagacaggctCTGGTCAACCATGCTGAGGAATTTGGAGATCGAGAGGTCACTCCAATATTCTATGATTTCAACAAAGGAAACG GCATAATATTTTCCAATGGCGACTTGTGGAAAGAAATGAGGCGTTTTGCTCTAAGTACACTGAGAGATTTTGGGATGGGCAGAAGGATTAGTGAAGGTAAAATCATAGAGGAATGTGGCTACCTGAGTGAAGAATTTGAACAACAAGAAG gtaaAGCCTTCGACAACGCCCAGACAATTCATTATGCAGCTTCAAATATTATATCAGCTCTCATGTTTGGAAAGAGGTTTGACTACAAGGACTCTGACTTCAAAGCTATGGTGGAAAAAGACCACGAGATCATTCGTCTGACCGGAACAGCATCCATCCTG ATATACAACTCGTTTCCTTGGCTGGGCCCTTTTCTTAAAAACTGGAGGGACTTGATGAAACACGTGGAGGCCAGCATGGAGGAAACAAGGAACATAATAGCGGACCTGAAGGAGACTTTGAACCCTGAGATGTGCAGATGCTTTGTTGATGCATTCCTGACCCGTAAACTAAACCTGGAG GagtctgaaataaaagattcaCACTATCATGATGACAACCTGGTCTACAGCGTGAGAAATCTGTTTGCAGCTGGGACTGATACGACAGGAAATACACTTCAGTGGGGTCTACTTTTCATGGCCAAGTACCCTCATTTTCAAG AACAGGTCCAGGAGGAGCTGAGCAGGGTGGTTGGAAACCGTCAGGTCCGAGTAGATGACCGTAAGAACCTGCCGTACACTGATGCTGTCATCCACGAGACACAGAGACTGGCCAACATTGTCCCCTTGGCCATTCCTCACAAAACCAGCCAAGACGTCACATTCCAGGGTTACTTTATCAAAAAG GGGActactgtgtttcctcttcttacGTCTGTCCTGCATGATGAGAGCGAATGGGAAACCCCATACAACTTCAACCCTTCCCACTTCCTGGATAAGGAGGGTAAACTTATCAGGAGAGACGCCTTCATCCCTTTTTCTGCAG GTCGCAGGGTGTGTCCCGGAGAGAGTCTGGCCAGAATGgagcttttcctcttcttcacctccctcctccagtgCTTTCGTTTCACTCCTCCACCTGGAGTTACAGAGGATGAACTGGATCTGACACCAGTTGTGGGCTTCACCCTCAGTCCTTCACCTCATGAGCTGTGTGCTGTTAGTCGCCAATGA
- the LOC115011919 gene encoding cytochrome P450 2K1-like produces MLEDLFQFSISVYLSVAIMGLLFLHLCYSSFSSQDKKLEPPGPTPLPLLGNLLQVDLKRLDRSLVDLSKKYGPVFRVYFGMKKVVVLAGYKTVRQALVNHAEEFGDREVTPIFYDFNKGNGIIFSNGDLWKEMRRFALSTLRDFGMGRRISEDKIIEECGYLSEEFEQQEGKAFDNAQTIHYAASNIISALMFGKRFDYKDSDFKAMVEKDHEIIRLTGTASILIYNSFPWLGPFLKNWRDLMKHVEASMEETRNIIADLKETLNPEMCRCFVDAFLTRKLNLEESEIKDSHYHDDNLVYSVRNLFAAGTDTTGNTLQWGLLFMAKYPHFQEQVQEELSRVVGSRQVRVDDRKNLPYTDAVIHETQRLANIVPLAIPHKTTRDVTFQGYFIKKGTTVFPLLTSVLHDESEWETPYTFNPSHFLDKEGKLMRREAFIPFSAGRRVCPGESLARMELFLFFTSLLQCFRFTPPPGVTEDELDLTPVVGFTLSPSPHELCAVSRQ; encoded by the exons ATGTTGGAAGATCTTTTCCAGTTTTCCATTTCAGTCTACTTGTCGGTGGCCATTATGGGCCTGCTGTTCCTCCACCTTTGTTACTCCAGCTTCAGCTCCCAGGACAAGAAGTTGGAGCCTCCAGGGCCTACACCTCTTCCCCTGCTTGGTAACCTGCTTCAGGTGGATCTCAAAAGACTCGACCGCTCTCTTGTTGat CTGTCTAAAAAATATGGTCCAGTGTTTAGAGTCTACTTTGGAATGAAGAAGGTGGTGGTCCTGGCAGGATAcaagacagtcagacaggctCTGGTCAACCATGCTGAGGAATTTGGAGATCGAGAGGTCACTCCAATATTCTATGATTTCAACAAAGGAAACG GCATAATATTTTCCAATGGCGACTTGTGGAAAGAAATGAGGCGTTTTGCTCTAAGTACACTGAGAGATTTTGGGATGGGCAGAAGGATTAGTGAAGATAAAATCATAGAGGAATGTGGCTACCTGAGTGAAGAATTTGAACAACAAGAAG gtaaAGCCTTCGACAACGCCCAGACTATTCATTATGCAGCTTCAAATATTATATCAGCTCTCATGTTTGGAAAGAGGTTTGACTACAAGGACTCTGACTTCAAAGCTATGGTGGAAAAAGACCACGAGATCATTCGTCTGACCGGAACAGCATCCATCCTG ATATACAACTCGTTTCCTTGGCTGGGCCCTTTTCTTAAAAACTGGAGGGACTTGATGAAACACGTGGAGGCCAGCATGGAGGAAACAAGGAACATAATAGCGGACCTGAAGGAGACTTTGAACCCTGAGATGTGCAGATGCTTTGTTGATGCATTCCTGACCCGTAAACTAAACCTGGAG GagtctgaaataaaagattcaCACTATCATGATGACAACCTGGTCTACAGCGTGAGAAATCTGTTTGCAGCTGGGACTGATACGACAGGAAATACACTTCAGTGGGGTCTACTTTTCATGGCCAAGTACCCTCATTTTCAAG AACAGGTCCAGGAGGAGCTGAGCAGGGTGGTTGGAAGCCGTCAGGTCCGAGTAGATGACCGTAAGAACCTGCCGTACACTGATGCTGTCATCCACGAGACACAGAGACTGGCCAACATTGTCCCCTTGGCCATTCCTCACAAAACCACCCGAGACGTCACATTCCAGGGTTACTTTATCAAAAAG GGGActactgtgtttcctcttcttacTTCTGTCCTGCATGATGAGAGTGAATGGGAAACCCCATACACCTTCAACCCTTCCCACTTCCTGGATAAGGAGGGTAAACTTATGAGGAGAGAAGCCTTCATCCCTTTTTCTGCAG GTCGCAGGGTGTGTCCCGGAGAGAGTCTGGCCAGAATGgagcttttcctcttcttcacctccctcctccagtgCTTTCGTTTCACTCCTCCACCTGGAGTTACAGAGGATGAACTGGATCTGACACCAGTTGTGGGCTTCACCCTCAGTCCTTCACCTCATGAGCTGTGTGCTGTTAGTCGCCAATGA
- the LOC115011881 gene encoding LOW QUALITY PROTEIN: cytochrome P450 2K1-like (The sequence of the model RefSeq protein was modified relative to this genomic sequence to represent the inferred CDS: deleted 1 base in 1 codon; substituted 1 base at 1 genomic stop codon) yields the protein MLEDLFQFSISVYLSVAIMGLLFLHLCYSSFSSQDKKLEPPGPTPLPLLGNLLQVDLKRLDRSLVDLSKKYGPVFRVYFGMKKVVVLAGYKTVRQALVNHAEEFGDREVTPIFYDFNKGNGIIFSNGDLWKEMRRFALSTLRDFGMGRRVSEDKIIEECGYLSEEFEQQEGKAFDNAQTIHYAASNIISALMFGKRFDYKDSDFKAMVEKDHEIIRLTGTASILIYNSFPWLGPFLKNWRDLMKHVEASMEETRNIIADLKETLNPEMCRCFVDAFLTRKLNLEESEIKDSHYHDDNLVYSVRNLFAAGTDTTGNTLQWGLLFMAKYPHFQEQVQEELSRVVGSRQVRVDDRKNLPYTDAVIHETQRLANIVPLAIPHKTTRDVTFQGYFIKKGTTVFPLLTSVLHDESEWETPYTFNPSHFLDKEGKLMRREAFIPFSAGRRVCPGESLARMELFLFFTSLLQCFRFTPPPGVTEDELDLTPVVGFTLSPSPHELCAVSRNEEEGXSMAL from the exons ATGTTGGAAGATCTTTTCCAGTTTTCCATTTCAGTCTACTTGTCGGTGGCCATTATGGGCCTGCTGTTCCTCCACCTTTGTTACTCCAGCTTCAGCTCCCAGGACAAGAAGTTGGAGCCTCCAGGGCCTACACCTCTTCCCCTGCTTGGTAACCTGCTTCAGGTGGATCTCAAAAGACTCGACCGCTCTCTTGTTGat CTGTCTAAAAAATATGGACCAGTGTTTAGAGTCTACTTTGGAATGAAGAAGGTGGTGGTCCTGGCAGGATAcaagacagtcagacaggctCTGGTCAACCATGCTGAGGAATTTGGAGATCGAGAGGTCACTCCAATATTCTATGATTTCAACAAAGGAAACG GCATAATATTTTCCAATGGCGACTTGTGGAAAGAAATGAGGCGTTTTGCTCTAAGTACACTGAGAGATTTTGGGATGGGCAGAAGGGTTAGTGAAGATAAAATCATAGAGGAATGTGGCTACCTGAGTGAAGAATTTGAACAACAAGAAG GTAAAGCCTTCGACAACGCCCAGACTATTCATTATGCAGCTTCAAATATTATATCAGCTCTCATGTTTGGAAAGAGGTTTGACTACAAGGACTCTGACTTCAAAGCTATGGTGGAAAAAGACCACGAGATCATTCGTCTGACCGGAACAGCATCCATCCTG ATATACAACTCGTTTCCTTGGCTGGGCCCTTTTCTTAAAAACTGGAGGGACTTGATGAAACACGTGGAGGCCAGCATGGAGGAAACAAGGAACATAATAGCGGACCTGAAGGAGACTTTGAACCCTGAGATGTGCAGATGCTTTGTTGATGCATTCCTGACCCGTAAACTAAACCTGGAG GagtctgaaataaaagattcaCACTATCATGATGACAACCTGGTCTACAGCGTGAGAAATCTGTTTGCAGCTGGGACTGATACGACAGGAAATACACTTCAGTGGGGTCTACTTTTCATGGCCAAGTACCCTCATTTTCAAG AACAGGTCCAGGAGGAGCTGAGCAGGGTGGTTGGAAGCCGTCAGGTCCGAGTAGATGACCGTAAGAACCTGCCGTACACTGATGCTGTCATCCACGAGACACAGAGACTGGCCAACATTGTCCCCTTGGCCATTCCTCACAAAACCACCCGAGACGTCACATTCCAGGGTTACTTTATCAAAAAG GGGActactgtgtttcctcttcttacTTCTGTCCTGCATGATGAGAGTGAATGGGAAACCCCATACACCTTCAACCCTTCCCACTTCCTGGATAAGGAGGGTAAACTTATGAGGAGAGAAGCCTTCATCCCTTTTTCTGCAG GTCGCAGGGTGTGTCCCGGAGAGAGTCTGGCCAGAATGgagcttttcctcttcttcacctccctcctccagtgCTTTCGTTTCACTCCTCCACCTGGAGTTACAGAGGATGAACTGGATCTGACACCAGTTGTGGGCTTCACCCTCAGTCCTTCACCTCATGAGCTGTGTGCTGTTAGTCGC AATGAGGAAGAGGGCTAGAGCATGGCATTATAA
- the LOC115011917 gene encoding cytochrome P450 2K1-like, with translation MLEDLFQFSISVYLSVAIIGLLFLHLCYSSFSSQDKKLEPPGPTPLPLLGNLLQVDLKRLDRSLVDLSKKYGPVFRVYFGMKKVVVLAGYKTVRQALVNHAEEFGDREVAPIFYDFNKGNGIIFTNGDLWKEMRHFALSTLRDFGMGKRISQDKIIDECGYLSEEFEQQEGKAFDNAQTINYAASNIISALMFGKRFDYKDPDFKAMVEKDHEVIRLTGTASILIYNTFPWLGPFLKNWRDLMKHTEASRQETRNIIADLKETLNPEMCRCFVDAFLTHKLNLEESEIKDSHYHDDNLVYSVKNLFGAGTDTTGKTLQWGLLFMAKYPHFQEQVHEELSRVVGCRQVRVDDRKNLPYTDAVIHETQRLGNIVPLAIPHKTSQDVTFQGYFIKKGTTVFPLLTSVLHDESEWETPYTFNPSHFLDKEGKFMRRDAFIPFSAGRRVCPGESLARMELFLFFTYLLQRFRFTPPPGVTEDELDLTPAVGFTLSPSPHELCAVSCQ, from the exons ATGTTGGAAGATCTTTTCCAGTTTTCCATTTCAGTCTACTTGTCGGTGGCCATTATAGGCCTGCTGTTCCTCCACCTTTGTTACTCCAGCTTCAGCTCCCAGGACAAGAAGTTGGAGCCTCCAGGGCCTACACCTCTTCCCCTGCTTGGTAACCTGCTTCAGGTGGATCTCAAAAGACTCGACCGCTCTCTTGTTGat CTGTCCAAAAAATATGGTCCAGTGTTTAGAGTCTACTTTGGAATGAAGAAGGTGGTGGTCCTGGCAGGATAcaagacagtcagacaggctCTGGTCAACCATGCTGAGGAATTTGGAGATCGAGAGGTCGCTCCAATATTCTATGATTTCAACAAAGGAAACG GCATAATATTTACCAATGGCGACTTGTGGAAAGAAATGAGGCATTTTGCTCTAAGTACACTGAGAGATTTTGGGATGGGCAAAAGGATTAGTCAAGATAAAATCATAGATGAATGTGGCTACCTGAGTGAAGAATTTGAACAACAGGAAG GTAAAGCCTTCGACAACGCCCAGACTATTAATTATGCAGCTTCAAATATTATATCAGCTCTCATGTTTGGAAAGAGGTTTGACTACAAGGACCCTGACTTCAAAGCTATGGTGGAAAAAGACCACGAGGTCATTCGTCTGACCGGAACAGCATCCATCCTG ATATACAACACGTTTCCTTGGCTGGGCCCTTTTCTTAAAAACTGGAGGGATTTGATGAAACACACGGAGGCCAGCAGGCAAGAAACAAGGAACATAATAGCGGACCTGAAGGAGACTTTGAACCCTGAGATGTGCAGATGCTTTGTGGATGCATTCCTGACCCATAAACTAAACCTGGAG GagtctgaaataaaagattcaCACTATCATGATGACAACCTGGTCTACAGCGTGAAAAATCTGTTTGGAGCTGGGACTGATACTACAGGAAAAACACTTCAGTGGGGTCTACTTTTCATGGCCAAGTACCCTCATTTTCAAG AACAGGTCCACGAGGAGTTGAGCAGGGTGGTTGGATGCCGTCAGGTCCGAGTAGATGACCGTAAGAACCTGCCGTACACTGATGCTGTCATCCACGAGACACAGAGACTGGGCAACATTGTTCCATTGGCCATTCCTCACAAAACCAGCCAAGACGTCACATTCCAGGGTTACTTTATCAAAAAG GGGActactgtgtttcctcttcttacGTCTGTCCTGCATGATGAGAGTGAATGGGAAACCCCATACACCTTCAACCCTTCCCACTTCCTGGATAAGGAGGGTAAATTTATGAGGAGAGACGCCTTCATCCCTTTTTCTGCAG GTCGCAGGGTGTGTCCCGGAGAGAGTCTGGCCAGAATGgagcttttcctcttcttcacctaCCTCCTCCAGCGCTTTCGTTTCACTCCTCCACCTGGAGTTACAGAGGATGAACTGGATCTGACACCAGCTGTGGGCTTCACCCTCAGTCCTTCACCTCATGAGCTGTGTGCTGTTAGTTGCCAATGA
- the LOC115011880 gene encoding cytochrome P450 2K1-like, translating into MLEDLFQFSISVYLSVAIMGLLFLHLCYSSFSSQDKKLEPPGPTPLPLLGNLLQVDLKRLDRSLVDLSKKYGPVFRVYFGMKKVVVLAGYKTVRQALVNHAEEFGDREVAPIFYDFNKGNGIIFTNGDLWKEMRHFALSTLRDFGMGKRISQDKIIDECGYLSEEFEQQEGKAFDNAQTINYAASNIISALMFGKRFDYKDPDFKAMVEKDHEVIRLTGTASILIYNAFPWLGPFLKNWRDLMKHTEASRQETRNIIADLKETLNPEMCRCFVDAFLTHKLNLEESEIKDSHYHDDNLVYSVKNLFGAGTDTTGKTLQWGLLFMAKYPHFQEQVHEELSRVVGCRQVRVDDRKNLPYTDAVIHETQRLGNIVPLAIPHKTSQDVTFQGYFIKKGTTVFPLLTSVLHDESEWETPYTFNPSHFLDKEGKFMRRDAFIPFSAGRRVCPGESLARMELFLFFTYLLQRFRFTPPPGVTEDELDLTPAVGFTLSPSPHELCAVSCQ; encoded by the exons ATGTTGGAAGATCTTTTCCAGTTTTCCATTTCAGTCTACTTGTCGGTGGCCATTATGGGCCTGCTGTTCCTCCACCTTTGTTACTCCAGCTTCAGCTCCCAGGACAAGAAGTTGGAGCCTCCAGGGCCTACACCTCTTCCCCTGCTTGGTAACCTGCTTCAGGTGGATCTCAAAAGACTCGACCGCTCTCTTGTTGat CTGTCTAAAAAATATGGTCCAGTGTTTAGAGTCTACTTTGGAATGAAGAAGGTGGTGGTCCTGGCAGGATAcaagacagtcagacaggctCTGGTCAACCATGCTGAGGAATTTGGAGATCGAGAGGTCGCTCCAATATTCTATGATTTCAACAAAGGAAACG GCATAATATTTACCAATGGCGACTTGTGGAAAGAAATGAGGCATTTTGCTCTAAGTACACTGAGAGATTTTGGGATGGGCAAAAGGATTAGTCAAGATAAAATCATAGATGAATGTGGCTACCTGAGTGAAGAATTTGAACAACAGGAAG GTAAAGCCTTCGACAACGCCCAGACTATTAATTATGCAGCTTCAAATATTATATCAGCTCTCATGTTTGGAAAGAGGTTTGACTACAAGGACCCTGACTTCAAAGCTATGGTGGAAAAAGACCACGAGGTCATTCGTCTGACCGGAACAGCATCCATCCTG ATATACAACGCGTTTCCTTGGCTGGGCCCTTTTCTTAAAAACTGGAGGGATTTGATGAAACACACGGAGGCCAGCAGGCAAGAAACAAGGAACATAATAGCGGACCTGAAGGAGACTTTGAACCCTGAGATGTGCAGATGCTTTGTGGATGCATTCCTGACCCATAAACTAAACCTGGAG GagtctgaaataaaagattcaCACTATCATGATGACAACCTGGTCTACAGCGTGAAAAATCTGTTTGGAGCTGGGACTGATACTACAGGAAAAACACTTCAGTGGGGTCTACTTTTCATGGCCAAGTACCCTCATTTTCAAG AACAGGTCCACGAGGAGTTGAGCAGGGTGGTTGGATGCCGTCAGGTCCGAGTAGATGACCGTAAGAACCTGCCGTACACTGATGCTGTCATCCACGAGACACAGAGACTGGGCAACATTGTTCCATTGGCCATTCCTCACAAAACCAGCCAAGACGTCACATTCCAGGGTTACTTTATCAAAAAG GGGActactgtgtttcctcttcttacGTCTGTCCTGCATGATGAGAGTGAATGGGAAACCCCATACACCTTCAACCCTTCCCACTTCCTGGATAAGGAGGGTAAATTTATGAGGAGAGACGCCTTCATCCCTTTTTCTGCAG GTCGCAGGGTGTGTCCCGGAGAGAGTCTGGCCAGAATGgagcttttcctcttcttcacctaCCTCCTCCAGCGCTTTCGTTTCACTCCTCCACCTGGAGTTACAGAGGATGAACTGGATCTGACACCAGCTGTGGGCTTCACCCTCAGTCCTTCACCTCATGAGCTGTGTGCTGTTAGTTGCCAATGA